The genomic region TCCTTTGAGTGATGATAGTGATATTGAAGTTTGGCTTATGACAAATGATGGTGAATTTTCAGTTAAGACAGCATACTAGATTCAAATGAGGACTAAtacaattattgaaaattattggAAGAAAATCTAGAAATTTAAAAGCTCCATGAAGGTTTGCATGTTTCTCTAGTGTGTTATGCACAATTCTCTCCCTACATTCTCCTGGTTAAAATAGAAGGATCACAAGCATAGCTATTTCATGTCCAAATTGTGGAGTTGCTGAGGAGACAATCATACATGCTTTGCGGGACTGTATCTCATCAAAGTGTTTATGGATTCAGATTAGACCTGAACTTATTAATAGTGAATTCTTTGATTTGAGCTTGAAGGATTGGATGTTGGGGAACATATCAAATGATGTATCCTTTGAGAATGTTACATGGAGATTGATTTTTGTGCATACTATATGGTTTGTATGGTTTTGGCATAACTTGGTTATTTATGTTAAGTCTTTTATCTGGCCAAGTAATGCATGGAAGCAAATCTAAACAAAAGCTAAGGAGGCATGGGACAATATAGCCGTGAACAACGAAGAGTTAAGCTCAAGGTGCTGATTGCATGGGAAAAGCCATGGCCATCATATGATGGCAGTGCGAAGGGCCAACCTGGGGAAGTAACTGGTGGAGGTATAATCTGTGATGATAAAGGCAACTGGATTGTTGGCTTCACATATAAAGTTGGAGTCTTATTTTCATTGACAACCGAGTTATGGGCACTCTACCAAAGGTTAAAACTTTGTTGGGAAAAAGGCTTCAAAAAGGTATAAGTGGAGACGGACTCCTTGATAGCTCTCCAAAAATTGTACAAGTAGAGTAATGCATTTAGGGATGTCAACGGGTAGGGTACCCTCTAATTTTGAGGTACTCGAACCCGATTAGAAAATGGAGTACCTGAACATTATAATTACctgaatattttttaaatttattaccCTAACCCAAACCCTAATACATACTCACTACTCGATAATTATCTGAACTTGTTTAAAAACCCGattatgttaaaaaattattaaaatactcTTCATGGATACCCAATTACTTGAACCCGAATCCGTACTCGTATCTatatgtaataatattttcatccatatttcatataattcaccaataattaaatttataaaagcacataaataataaaatttaaatttaaataatcaaaaacaaatatctcaaatatcaacttaaataattaaaaacaaatattcaaacaaCAACTTAAACATTACaagtttaattaactatatgggTTTGtccatgaaattaaaaaaaataattatattaaaaaattattctaatCTTACAATTTCGttataggtatatattttataagtttatacACACAAAAGTATATATTATAAGCAATAATTTTAGAAGTTATAATTTCTATAAcgttaacacaaaatagaaagtaaacatgtttatatttaaagtatatatactaaaagtatatatacaactgtaattatattctttataaattaacataatatataaaatatatgtattaaaagatattacaatttaattaataatcatagttttatgaattaatttcattaataatatGGGTTTGTCTTTAATaacataaaagtaaaaaaaaatatataatcgAGTTCGGGTATCGGGTACCCAAGGGGTGATATTTGAACCCTACCTAAACCCGATACGGGAAGTAAAATTACTACTCGAGCACGATTATAGGGTACTTTAACCCTATATAACCGGATTGGATACTGCTTCAAAGGAATTGAGAATGCCTACTGTCTCACGTTCATCGTGAAGCAAATCAATGTGCCAACTAGATGGCCATCCATAATGACAATTTATCTTTGGGGTTACATGTATTTGAATCCCCTCCTATTGGTTTAGTTTCCTTGTTATTAGCTGATACTTTGAGTATTGCATGGCCTAAACTAATGTagttaaattgttctaatacttgctataaaaaaaaaagtataagacttttatttatgtttcaataattttttcttgacCTATGATTGATATGAGACATCCTTAAAGAAACTTGAATCTAAgcaataaggaaaaaaaaggctAAAGAAGTTGTTAAGTCATACTTAGACATTTAAATTGTGCTACAATTAATGGCATACTTCAAGTACCTAGAACTTACTTCAAATGTAACTACTAAGTTTAATTAGTAAGAATGACtttgaataaaagaaagagtttggtaacaaaattaaaaggtTAGAACGAATGAATAACTTTGGCAAGATTAAaagagatatatatatatatatatattataattatagtaCTACTTACCATATATGTGTTTTTAAAAAGTTTGGATTTTTAATGATAGTTTCCgtttgaattttagattattttataatatttgaaaattaaatataagtgTGCATAGAATATTAATTTTGGTATGTTTACAAATATTTAAGTAGGCAAAACCATCTTTTGCATTGCCCAAGGCGCAAGCTAACTAGCTGACATATATGATTTACCCGTggagtttaaaaattttacagctaatatatatataaagaataatagaagtatttttataaatacaaatattatGGTGGAAAAAGCATGAgacttgaatttctttttatgtttttaatgaaGAGATGGAATCTCATTTTTAGCAGAAATAGGAGGAACAAGACCAAAAACACGACAAGCAAGCAGGAGgctattaattctttttaatttaattatatacaaaaaaggTTTTTGATAATGGGATTATTTAATTAGTCTTTAAACcttatttattgaaataataataattatattttcattaaaaattaataacctAACTTATAAGCCACTCAAACTGGCCCCACCCAAGCTAGAGTAGCTCATTTACGCCCCAAATGCTTggtataaaaacaaataaggaaatgccaacAAACATACAAAAATGTGAATGCCACAAAGTTCCTGTATCCTATATGCACCCACCCCCAAAGAAAGAGTACACCCAAAAACCATGTATCCATATCTGACTATCCTGTGTTAACTCTGTCTATAACTTTATTCTGGATTTTCTTGCTCAAGCTACCTGATTGAAACAAGCTACCTGATTGAAACTGGCTTCTGTTCAAAGGACTCGCCtacttgtaaaatttttatatatacacaATGAAGCAGAGAATCATCATACGAGGTACAAAAATCacacccaattgttaggaagtgaaaaatcatgaaatcTAAACGACACCTCCCCAGCTGTATCTCGCTGTAGTCTCACCTCTGGCTGCTCGCCTGTGACTATGCTCTCATTTGGTTCTTCAGGTGGCAGAGGCagtatttgattttcattagGTTGGTGTGCTAATCTAACTTCAGGTGGCAATGGTAACACTGATGGAGAAGGAATCCGAAGCCTGGCACTGCCAAAACCTCGGGAAACCAATGACTGATCCCACAAAAAGACATGCATAAGAATTGGCACGTTCGCATGCCGGTGTAGTGAGAGCTTCTGGCTTAGGGAAACGGTATCGAAGCATCGAACAGCTCCGGTTGAAGAAACCATCCATGGAAGAACCTTCTGGTTTGACAATCTTGAGACAACCAGGAGCCTAGATGCACTCACTGATTCTTTGTAAAGATTGCTGAGTCCTGATCTCGTCGAAGGCACATTTTCATCACCATCCATAACGGAAGAAATATAGATGAATCCCTGTTATTACACACAAAACAATAAGCAAATAATGTATAAACTTCTTCATATTATCCTTTAACTATAGGATACAGCATATGCCGAACTCCCCTAGTATAATCTCTTCAAGGCTATTTCCATTATAACTcttggtttttattttcataaatctaGCTCCTGATAGTATAATACTTTATGTGCCTTCGTAAGTAAGGGCATATGCCAGTTTGTGATTATAGCTAAGATTTTACTAGTTTTCCTTTCcaagtattttaattatttagtaAAACTATGAGTTCCTATTACTTCTTATCATATCCCTGCATTAATAATGTGAAATTCATCTTTTCAGCAAATTTAAGCTCAGCGAATAGTATGATAAGAAATAAGGATGAAAATGTAccaaacttaaaaattatgaacAGTTATCATGTTTTCATTTGGATCAAGATCAACGAAAAatgtctttctttcttctttctattttgCTAAACTAttgatcaaaaactttttGCTTATCctgttttttataatttttaaagttataaattaGTATTAAgatgttataaatgaaaaatatatttgtaatttatttgaaGCCCCTTCAAATGAAATCCTAGTTTCACCCTAGAATAGAGTCATGGAGATTCAGATAGTAGACCTCTTCTGTGCGGCTAATGGCAAACCCAAGCTTTGTATCATCTTCTTTTAGTTTGATCTCAATTGGAATTTCTTCTGCAAGCGGAGCATACCATAGACGAACTGCTCGAACAACTCCAATGTCAACCCCATGGTAGTCCTCAAAACCATACAGGCTTGCATTAGCTAGGTTTGATAAATCAGATAATGACCCAGCATTTACAGTAGATGAGGCTGTCTCTCCTGAGATCTGCtccaaaaatcaaagaaaaaaaattcagtttCAATAGTCACATAAACATGTACAATCTTCGCTAAATGGTCCACCTGAGAGAATGTTACTCCTAGATAGAAGACGTATATGAATTTATCATTTGTGACATATCTCAGAGTTAAATATGTGTTTGGCCACTAATGTCCATGGAACAGCACCTGAATGAAGCCTCTCTACAGTGTTAAAAGTTATATACCATCCATTTAACATCTAGTTTACAAGGCACTATAGCATATTTGGCAACCTTCATGTTTCGTAATTATACCAATGGCAGTCTTTCACAATTTTTGCATGATAAGAAGgtatgatgatgaagaatgcAAAGAATCCAATTGAGGGATTAAACTACTTAATTAGGAATATATTGTTACTTTCTTGTATTTTATGGAGTTAATTGAATTGCTTATAGATGCAAGGATGATACATAAATTCAGGAAGAATACTAAATTACCAGGAATTCTTCTTTACACATTGTTCTATGCATTAACATAGTAAATACCGTCATGTATTATAGGGAGAATGGAATAACTATTTTCTAGAAATAGAATAAGAAGGGGACCAAACAGCGTAACGCAGGGAATATTATGTATACATATTGAATACGCAGAATCTATGCTGTGGACATTTGGTTCACTGAGAATAGCTACTCTGTCCCGTAATGCCATGTATGATCCTCTCTTTCACCTAGTACTTGTACTACAGAAAAAGATACTGCAATTGCAAATGGCATCAGGTCTCTTTTGCTCAGTTCAACCATCGGCTATTGGGTACAGAGGAAGAGCTCCATATAGCTATTAATGCATCATGTtgctatttttgttttttaataatcTGTAACATGTCCTTTAGAACACTGTAAATACTAAATTGGCATGCAATTTAGTGGTGAAACAACATTGTGATGTTCCCATTGAAGATATTGACTCACTTCAGCTTGTATTGTAAAGCTTTTGAGGCTAAGGACTGTACCTTAGTAAGCAGAGATTCCGTCTGGATATTCATGAAAACAATGGGGACCCCAGAGGCCTGCGATGCATTAAGCCAAGCATTTGCTCGAGCAAGAGTATCCTCCAAGTCATTGTATCGAGAAGCCACTCGATCTGAAGCTTTTGGAAGGAGGAgaatagaaagaaaagagcTTGAGTTTGGAACTGATAGCACCTCCTGCATCCTTCTCTCCCATGGATACGAGACATATCCATCCTGAAGCCGTGTCCTTGATAGTTCACTGACCATCCTGGAGTTCCTTGAAGCTGCAAACTCATTATTTAAGATTGCATCAGAAATTAGAAAGAGTATAGAAGAAGattcaaacttttattttcaacaagTTATGGGTCGATGCAGAACACTTAATGATACTTCTTAAGAATTTCTACACAATGATTAAAGGATAGCGATCATCCAAGGGCAGAATGGGTCAAAAAGAAAGCATCATCAATACTCCATTCATCTACTTATTCAGTTTTTCTATTCAAAACTATAAATCCAGCAAACCATATTACTAGATAAGTTGAAGAGACCTTCAAGCGGCATTATGGCGGGACCATGTATGCTTATTTAGAACTTATCAAAGCACACTTTGTAGGTTACAATTTACATCCATAATACGATACTAGGATTTCAAATATCTTATTAGCATTGATTGCAGTAGAGATAAGGAATGGTAAAAGATCC from Theobroma cacao cultivar B97-61/B2 chromosome 9, Criollo_cocoa_genome_V2, whole genome shotgun sequence harbors:
- the LOC18589766 gene encoding uncharacterized protein LOC18589766, with the protein product MPMDRTLQSESMRSPTVLSIECLRGSSKADEWTGDMLQTGDIVEEIRIGFGSSSGSSLTHKAPFKGGKSGVQKILHSSYKNKETSILVRVRRGGDDFAQLQACIVPNESGGKKHYMLRSIADPNYAVGFSDRTESECFELQASRNSRMVSELSRTRLQDGYVSYPWERRMQEVLSVPNSSSFLSILLLPKASDRVASRYNDLEDTLARANAWLNASQASGVPIVFMNIQTESLLTKISGETASSTVNAGSLSDLSNLANASLYGFEDYHGVDIGVVRAVRLWYAPLAEEIPIEIKLKEDDTKLGFAISRTEEGFIYISSVMDGDENVPSTRSGLSNLYKESVSASRLLVVSRLSNQKVLPWMVSSTGAVRCFDTVSLSQKLSLHRHANVPILMHVFLWDQSLVSRGFGSARLRIPSPSVLPLPPEVRLAHQPNENQILPLPPEEPNESIVTGEQPEVRLQRDTAGEVSFRFHDFSLPNNWV